A stretch of DNA from Pseudomonas sp. HN11:
AAGCTTTACCACAGGATTGTTACAAAAACCGCCAATAGTGTTTATCAAAAGTACGGGTATATGAATATAACATGGCAGCCTAAAATCACTTCCGTCAACACGACACAGTGATTAACAACGCAACAGCCCCCACGAAGGCAACGTTAATCCGAACTTCCCAACTCTTAAGTTACACACGCGGCCTCACAAGGGCCCCGTGACCCCCACTCGCCCTGAATAAGGTAAATAGAGAAATGAAAGCTTTAGTAGTTATGGCCCTCAGCAGCCTGTGCGCCACCGCCGCCCTGGCCGACGAAGCCCCGACTGACGTAGCGGGCCGCAACACCCCGATCGTTGAGAATTACACCTACAGCACCCACTTGGATGTTGCCAAAGTAGTGTCCATGAGCAATATTCCGGAAGTGTGCGAAGTTGTACCGGTGAAGATGGAATATGAAGACTCACAAGGTCAGCGTCATATTCTTAATTACCACGTGATGGGCAATGGTTGTTCTAACGGGTAATAACTTGGTTAGTTTGAAGTTATTCGCCGCAAGAAATCGCTCTTGCGGCAAAGAACCGACCCCAAGCACGACCCCGCCCCAATGTGGGAGGGGGCTTGCCCCCCGATAGCGATAGATGCCACACCCGCCGTGTAAAGACCTACCCAGCTAGTGAACCCAGTCTTCATAAGACAGACCTGTCACGCGACTGAACTCGCGGACATTGTTGGTCACCAAAATGCATCCCGCCGCAATCGCATG
This window harbors:
- a CDS encoding DUF2790 domain-containing protein; this encodes MKALVVMALSSLCATAALADEAPTDVAGRNTPIVENYTYSTHLDVAKVVSMSNIPEVCEVVPVKMEYEDSQGQRHILNYHVMGNGCSNG